One window of the Xiphophorus hellerii strain 12219 chromosome 15, Xiphophorus_hellerii-4.1, whole genome shotgun sequence genome contains the following:
- the LOC116734202 gene encoding toll-like receptor 5 has protein sequence MMMWTLGLQLVVVGVFLQMPGCFPSCLIKGSVALCGFKNLHSVPPLPPHITHLFLENNRIGEINATSMSGLENLQELDLGNQKVPLVIRSNAFLKQSRLRRLVLGLNPRLQLEPLAFAGLSNLQKLQLDYCSLNDSILTGNYLAPLSSLQTLNLYGNHIKRLSVYLRNMLNKSFDWQKCGNPFSGVSFQTLDLSYSGLSVDKLSLFFRAISGTNISQLKVSGHIGKGFSFDNLPDPDLDFFEGLKNSSVRFLDLSKNRIFSLRQRVFTPLTEVNSIDLSQNKVNQIHRMAFEGLQGNLKMLNLSHNLLGEIFSHTFASLTNLEILDLSHNHIGVLGYGSFSELPNLRFLNLTDNSLQELGFTAALPNLENLNLNSNKLTSSSVNTITRFAHNVSSLSIQNNRITQIYSFLDQMKCLKLLLYGGNTIKWCILSRRVAPFNVKVLDLHSSSLQSIWSQGKCLDLFDKFQNVTSLNLSSNGLRSLPQGIFKGLASVVTMDLSSNTLTYLQSDVLPKSLKSLYLSDNFIASPDPIAFSSLSFLDLSKNRFYCNNDLQSFLMWMKQTNITFLSPIEEFRCEFPAGFYNIPLLDYNGQLALRATKKIMNELIQNRHI, from the exons ATGATGATGTGGACACTTGGTCTTCAgctggttgtggttggtgtttTCCTACAG ATGCCAGGTTGCTTCCCATCATGCCTCATTAAAGGCTCGGTTGCCCTCTGTGGGTTTAAAAACCTCCACTCGGTTCCTCCTCTTCCACCTCACATCACCCACTTGTTCCTGGAGAACAATCGGATCGGTGAAATCAACGCCACCTCAATGTCCGGCTTGGAGAACCTGCAGGAACTGGACCTTGGGAACCAGAAAGTGCCGCTTGTCATCCGGAGCAATGCCTTCCTCAAGCAGAGTCGCCTTCGGAGGCTGGTGCTCGGGTTAAACCCTCGTCTTCAACTGGAACCGCTGGCCTTTGCTGGTTTGTCCAATCTCCAGAAGCTCCAGTTGGATTACTGTTCGCTAAACGATTCCATTCTGACAGGAAATTATCTAGCACCACTGTCATCTTTGCAGACTCTAAATCTCTACGGGAACCATATTAAGAGACTAAGTGTCTACCTGAGGAACATGTTGAATAAGAGTTTCGACTGGCAGAAATGTGGGAATCCGTTCAGTGGAGTATCTTTCCAGACTCTCGATTTGTCCTACAGTGGACTCAGCGTGGATAAATTAAGTCTATTTTTCAGAGCCATTAGTGGAACAAACATATCCCAACTTAAAGTCTCTGGACACATAGGAAAAGGATTCTCTTTCGATAATCTCCCAGATCCAGACCTTGACTTTTTTGAAGGCTTGAAAAACAGCTCAGTCCGCTTTCTGGATTTGTCCAAGAACAGAATATTTTCATTGCGTCAGAGAGTTTTCACTCCACTCACAGAAGTCAATAGTATTGATCTTTCTCAAAACAAAGTGAATCAGATACACAGAATGGCCTTTGAAGGCCTTCAGGgtaatttaaaaatgctcaaCTTGTCACACAATCTGCTTGGGGAAATCTTTTCTCACACCTTTGCCTCTCTGACTAATCTGGAAATTTTAGATTTATCTCACAATCACATCGGCGTTTTGGGTTACGGCTCATTTAGCGAACTTCCAAACCTGAGATTCCTAAATTTAACAGATAATTCCTTGCAGGAATTAGgttttactgcagctttacCAAATTTAGAAAACCTTAATCTGAACAGCAATAAGCTGACATCCTCATCGGTGAACACCATCACTCGGTTTGCCCATAACGTTTCCTCTCTAAGCATTCAGAACAACAGAATAACgcagatttattcatttctggATCAGATGAAATGCCTCAAACTGCTTCTTTATGGGGGCAACACAATTAAGTGGTGCATCCTCAGCAGGCGCGTCGCTCCATTTAACGTTAAAGTTCTGGATCTGCACAGCAGCTCTTTGCAGTCTATCTGGAGTCAGGGCAAATGCCTAGATCTGTTCGacaaatttcaaaatgtgaCCAGTCTCAACTTGAGCTCCAACGGTCTGCGATCTCTTCCTCAAGGCATCTTTAAGGGCCTTGCCTCAGTTGTAACGATGGACCTCTCATCCAACACCCTCACATATCTCCAATCTGATGTTCTACCTAAAAGTCTGAAATCCCTCTATCTCTCCGACAACTTTATTGCCTCCCCAGATCCAATCGCTTTCAGCTCCCTCAGCTTCCTAGACCTGTCCAAGAACAGATTTTACTGCAATAATGATCTGCAGAGCTTCTTGATGTGGATGAAACAGACAAACATAACGTTTTTGAGCCCAATAGAGGAGTTCAGGTGTGAATTTCCGGCTGGTTTCTATAACATACCGCTGTTAGATTACAATGGTCAGCTGGCATTGAGAGCTACCAAAAAgataatgaatgaattaatcCAAAATCGACATATTTAA